TACTTACTGCTGCTCTAACCAGTGATTTTGctagaaaatacaaataacaaaaataactgacatGGAAAGCGTTGCTCAGCAGGTACACTGCTTGCTTATTAATAAGTGGGTCGGCACTTATAGGACCACTGAATTTAGCAAGGCACTTGCTTTGACAAtccacaactttactgttttggtttcGATTTCACTGCCCTCCTCAATTTTGTTTCCAGCCACAACAAACAGTTGttatcagtaaaaaaaaaagctgtgaagaGCTTTAATATATGTCACGCTATCTGACTGCCATAAATAAGCAACTGTATGCTAACACATTGGCAATATCAACTGTGCAAGTTGATTGTATGTCAGcaatgtgtttacagctttttaTGCAATTCAGCCTTGAGATTCTTAACCCCCACGGTTCAGTACATGCAGAACGACTTTAATTTCAATAATATTAGATCTATAGTAAACACAGTACTTAATATGTCAAATGACAGTCATAAAAAATCCAATTTGTTTATCAAAAGTTAAAGTTTGTAATGTGCAGCGTCTTATCTTGACCTCTCCAAACCAAGTGTTGTGTTTCTAACAGAAACACTTTTCCAAGGACAAATGTTTAATGCATCATTTTAAACTTATTTCACCAAAACTGTGCTCAGTGTGTTTGGTATGTTTGAAAAATCTGTAAAGATGGAACCACAGTTGGGTACGGTGTAGTTTCAGAGGTTAATAGACTTATCTTCAGTACCCAACCACCTGTCAGCATCCGTCACTGCCACGTTTTGCCGGGCAAACTAACAGCAGCAGGGTGTGAGCGCAGTCCTGAGGCCCGCTGAAAAGCAGCTCCTAACCCCCCACGGTCAGATCCCATCTCCCTGTCCTGCTTAGTGGGCAGTTAACGCTGGACACCGCGCTCCTCACAGCAGCGCTTCAGAgcggagaggaaagaagaaagaaaggggtCCGGACATTATCTGGTCGCACACAAAATGTCCGAAACAACACAAAGCACCGGGGGGGGTTTCCCACAGAGTTTAGACCAGGCCGGTGAGGAGGGAGGTGTAGAGGGCAGGGCCGAGTCCTGGGGACAAAGAGCGGAGGTCATCTGAGACTCAGTGCCTGGGGCAGGGATTCCACAGGAGAGGTTTTGATCAGAAAAATGCAAGCCAATCATGTCGCTGTCCAATCATCAGTTTTACTGTTAATCATATCGCGCCATATTGAAAATGTCTCTAGTGTTGaggacaaaatgaatgaatgaatggaacaCTTGTCTCTGCTTTACTCACCACGcccattgtttttcttttcaagctTGAATTAAATGAGCTCATTCAGTCGTGAAATGATAACCAACACCAGTCGCCATTATGAGGGTAGGTGTCTATTAGATCCTCTCCCTCGGCCAATCAGATCGTGATACGCATCCTCCGTGACACGATGACCTAAACATCTCAAGAACACGAATGGGCCATTTTGCACACTCAAAATGCGAGCCTTGCTTACAAACAAGGGTCAATATTTACCCCTCAGTGCACCCAGAACCCCCGGGTGGAGGCTATATTGGTGGTGCTGACCAAATTAAGAACAGCTGACCTGATGTGGGTGTTAAGTGGACGCAGAGATGTCACCAGAATGGTAATCTGTCAGGACACTGGTACACTGGCTTTTGTCTTGTCCGTCCCTATTGGGTGATAACAAGAGGCTATAAGCTCCTTATCATCACATTACAATTATGGAGGATGAATCGGGAGCTGTGGCCCAGTGGACGCTGCTCTCATACCACTAtccctgttttgtttgcagCTCCACAGATCGAGAGGTTTCATTATGCATGCATGCAGCCCCTCGTTGTATAGTGAAGAGTCACAGCAAAAACCTATAGCAGTGCGTTCCTGCAAAACAATTGAAATACCTCCCGCACTTCAATTTCAAGCAGTAGAAGTAATTTCTGAAGAGGCCATTGTTGCAGAACGGGAGGAAACGCAAAGATGTTGCTCGAGTGCGCTTCGCAAATGATGTCGCAGTAAAGCACCGCTGAGATGCACATTAACAGCTGTGGAGTACGCCAGCATCAGGTGCAAAGCTTGTCGTGTCCTGGTTTCAGGAGTCAGGAGAAGGACAGCATCTTGCTCAAGTTTTAATGTTAAGTGTCGAAACCGAGAGAGAGCGTCATTTCCCGGCAGTGCTGCACAAAACCACAGCCTGCAGTTCATGTTCGTAAATTGTCGATGCATTTTGGTCCACATGCTCTACCGCTCTTTCAAAAAGTAAATGGCGGAGTGGGAGTCTGAAGTATATATGATCAATCATTCAAGAGAAAGATAAACACCAGTCAAGGAGGTTTTCACAATGTGGCAACCTTAACGTCATCCTAAAGGTGTCTGCTGAGTGGTTAGTTCACATCTATGAAACCAAAAGTTAAATCAGCGAAACTAAAATATAGACTTCGGCTGATACATTAACAGATAACTACCTGCTGGTCATGGCCAATACAGATAAGATAACtgataatttcacatttctgtatcTTAGAATTTAGTTCCTGTCCTGCATTCcttatgcacacctgagggaGACAGGTTATGAagatgtagtgagcaaagactctttcttgatattttttttatagctctAGCAAGATTTGTTGATTGAAAAAATTCTCCGTCCTCCCTGTGATCTTgttgttcttctcctctgtgttcatCACCAGGGATTGCAAACCACGGTGCAAGGTGTAAATAGCACGTTGAGCTGGTTGAAAAGCGATTTGGCTTCATATTTTGGTCTACACTTATCAGCTAGAATTTTAtagtatacattttttattgtaaGATAGGCGATAAGATAGATTATGAGTCTTAATCGTGGCTCATAAACCCGGAATACAGTATGATTATTGTATCATGTATCAGTGgtatgaaaacaacacatgaagctATACAGAAAAGGAGTTTATGGATGATTCAGGTTCATCACAGATGGAAAAGAATGGTAAACCAGGCAGCGCACTACAAAGTCACAGTCGCATCAGACGACTGGCTGCTTCCTTCATGCTTCACAGTCTCTGGCTCAGTCATCAGTTACTGACACGTTATGTCCTGTCACGTTCATGTAGTTGCAAAACGTGGCTATTATAATGTAACACCTCTCAGTTCTCACTGTAACTTGCTGTAACCACTGGCCGCTGCAGCCTCCACTGACCCACCCAAGCGTGAGTCAggagaaaaaatgtcaaaagtgtCATGTGGCAAGATACAACACAAACGTTGCCTTCACTGTGTGGCGAGCGTTTGTTGTCTGATTATGTACTCAGCTTGCAGTCGCCGGCACCACCAGCCTTGAAGTTCATGCTGTGCAGGAGGCTTTTCTCTTCGGGGCGGAGGTTAGCAGAAGCCTGATCGCTGGAGGAatttttaaagtgcattttcaaACTGCCCAGCCTTCCCCCAAAATCCAGTTGCACAAATGATCGGTCCTTTGAAGAGTTCCTACagaacttttgttttcatcaaatgaACCAACTAAAGTTGAGTTATGTTTTTACAGCCAAGTTCGGAAGCCTAAGTTGCACTTAGCTTAACTGCTTACAACATATCTGATTATCTGATAGGTTATAGACAAGCCAACAATTTAATAAGATTATACTAAGCTTTTGGGATCATTTGTTGCAGCATTTGACTTTTCATTGACATCATATTGTCCGGAGGCAGACAGAAAATACCGAGACTGTGTCACACAGCAAGACGAGGTTTACACAACTGTTACGTCTTGGCCCAGTGTGGCCGCCAATGTCACAATATATAAAAACCAGGAGGCTGATCTGTAACTGTTTCTGTGGAACCCATTTCATCATCTGACTGCTCGTGTTTCCTGGGTCGTGATACACATCCTCACTGGATTTCATTATAACAATTAGTGATGAGAAGACCGGCTATTTCAAGCATCAGtcatgaataaatacacaacTACATGGAATGTcacaattaaagaaaaagaacgATGAGGTacccttttctcctctttaatAATCCTTAAATTAACAATTTGTTTGTGAATCTAACAGTAGCGATGTCATCTATAACTTGGTAAGTAAAGTGTTGTAACTACCTGTAAGAACAAGGGACACACTTCAAAAGCAAGACGTGGTTGTAATAGTTGTAATAAGAAACCGTCTGCTGATGGATTTGGGGGGCAGATGATGATATCGATATAATGGAGTGCAAGTTGCAGTACTGATATAATGGCCGATTATCATATTCATACATATACTTTGTGTTGATCAGACACATGAAGATCTACTTGAGGCAAGTTTAACAATTAACCCTCTAGTATACCTCATAGTCAGGGCACTAAAATGGTAAACATAACTCACTGGGAATTAAAAACATGATACATTACCCCAAGTACCTTCTTTTGATAATATGctaatcacattttttgaaaggTTTTATATTGGTGCATATTGCACATAGACGGTGAATATTGCCCAACTGATGTATCCATCTGGCCCTTGTAATAATCTGGATTCATCCTTTGAGCTTCTCCTTTAATTCCTCAGTCTACACTTCACGAAAAGTTTGTCACTTTTGCCAGGCCAAAAAATTAAGCCTGTAATTGGAATTTGTGTGACTCACTTTTGAAGGGGGCGCCTGCAGTGAAAGTGTATCTTTAGGTCCTTCTTCACACAAGCCTTCATGGACATATGGCCAATAActccagagaaaacaagacCTCCACTCCCCCTCCCCGGCATCCAACACAACGTCTCCTTTGAAGATGCGACGACTTGTGATGTAGCACCAGAGTTAGTGGTTTTAATGGCCACACCATGATCACCCTGTGTGGGTCCAAAGCCATAAATTTTCCACATCCAGTGTTACCGTGTCACGCTGATCCTAAATCCACCCAACGGAAGCTCCACTTCCACCAGTATGTTGTTGAGTtttccggaaaaaaaaaaacaaccagctAAATCAAAAAGGGATGAATTGGAGTGAAGGGACAAGGAGCATTGTTCATTCACTATTGATATCGAGTGCATAATCCATTCATTCGCCTTGATGTGAACCGCCGCTGGCTACTTCGACCCCCATCAGGCACCATAACAGCCCTAAGAACAATACTGCGCCGATCCACCCGCAGGGGCGGAGGCGGTGAAGGTTTCCGGTGAGTGTCAGGGAACCCGTCACTGTTGTCGCTGGGTTTGTGAGGAGAGGCCATCAATCACAGAGCGGAGCAAAGGGCCAGACCCTTCTCTGCTCCATGTTTACGTCTCTGCCTCACGACGTTTGGGAAAATACTGCATCAAACTGTCGAGTCGATCAAGGAGGGGCAGGGAGAGGGGATAAGAAACAATTAGACAAAAGAGCCCAGTAAACAGCTCAAACTGCCTCAAGAATGGCATGAAAACTGTTGAAGCTCCCCCATCCAAACCactccagctcctccatcacACGTAGTGTAGGTATGGACTGGAGGTATGGACCTGTCCCAGCTGCTCTTATCTGAAGAGAGCAGTGCGGCCCGAGGAGTTCTCAAAAAGTCTTTAAGAGCAGGACCTTTGGGAGCGGGCGACAATAAGCTTTCTTTAGCACTGTGAAAGTGACAGCATggtcccccaccaccaccgccatcacccctccacccccgccAGCCATTAAACCTCTTCCTGGATAAACAAGGGGAAGGCCCTTTATGAAGATGGAGAGGGTCACAAAGAGAGGATCCATTGAGCCACTGAGGGGCccgtctttgtttttgtgtttcggAGGGTCTTCTCAAAGGATGCTCTGATAGGAGGGGGAGCtctatttttgtctttaagTCCTCCTTACTGCCAGTCTGGTCTCAGCTGTGCCAAAAACAGAGATGTAAACTTAATTGACTGTATCATTTGCACAAAGTGAGGAGTTTTAATAAGATTTAAAGTGGCAGATGATTTGACTTGCATTTACGTCAGTGTCTACGTTGAAAggcagaatttaaaaaaaaaaaactaacttcaGTGTTTGCTCCTTAAGAGAGTGCAGAATATTGTGCACCTGTTCATCGGTTCTTTAAGAAACGAAGTGGTCACTGCAGCATTTTACCTCTGGTATGACCTTATCCCTTAGATTCCATGAATACTGGATCAGGAACGACCCAGCGCTGGTGGATTGTGTGTGCCTTTGCCTCTGGAGGTGCCACTGTTTGATGCTGTCAAAGGGAGGCCCCTGTGCTCTGGTGATGGGCTGCCAGGTCTGTTGACGGGTTGCCAGATTCAAGGCAACATGCTGGCAGGGCTGCGTTTGTCTTGGGTGTGTGAATGAGGGGCACCTGTGACCTCTGGTCACGCTCTGCTTGTGCCCTGCGGCGTGAGCACCACGCTCAGGACTGCACGCTGGGCCCGTCAGCACATCAACTGTCCACTAAATGGACGGCGATTGGACGGGCTCCGCAGGGCCGACAAGCTATTATGCAAATAATACACCCGGAGCATTTTAAATCAGATATGCTTTGTGAAAAGGGTTGAATCGTTTTATAAATGTTGAAGAGAAGACACTTCAGAAAGTCACACCATGTGAGTGAACCCAGTATCTCATGAGGTCTGTGGATTCATCCGGCGCCCTCTCTGGGTTCAGCACTATATCTGTTTCAGCGTGATTTCCCATCTGGCAGCAGGAGTCGGGCCTGCGCGTGTCAGGGGaccctgctccacctgctccacccgCCTCCCCTGCCCCTGACAGCATGCCCCCTGGGCCCAACACGACCTCTCGGGTTCCTTACCTCATGAGAGAGGTATCCATGCTCTCTGCAGAGCAGGCCCGCCCGTCACCGTGGACAGGGTGATCAGGTGCGGACAGGTCACACACAGAAAGCGCGGGGGGGTGTTTAAACGTGAAATGACTTCCACCGGTCTGAGGTGAGGTCACCGACCGTGAGAAGAGACACGACAAAGAAATGAGCGCAGCAAATGTTGTAGTGAACATCACAGACACGTTTTATTGATCTCACAAAAAATACAGTGCTTTTCAAGAGCTTTCAAGATCCTCACGACCTCCGGAGCCCAATAACAACATCAGAGAAAATCACAGCGAGCAAAGAGGCAAGAACATCTAATGTCCatgtcatattaaaaaaaacaaaacaaaacaaaacacaaatgtgtgtaaacatcCCTCTCAGGTGGGCatagaaaacatttacaaaatgtacaaaaatatgtgtttcatCGTGTGATAGTCCGTCCTCGGCCTGGTGTCCTACCACGGCCTCCACACAGAGTCTGACGTGAGCGCCGGTGCAACAGGTGACATGTGATGGCTGCTCTGTGCGCTCAGAGGCACGAGGGCCGCGCTGGGAACGAGGAAAGCAAACTGTCCATCCGGGGTGGGCACCACCTGGAAGCCGCCGCCGTACAGCTTCACGGCGTCCGGGGAGACGCGCATGGACGCGCCGCTCTTGCAGGGCACGAGCGGCGCGGGCGCAGCCGGGATCTGCGTGCCCGCCAGCGCACCTGCTGGGTGAGGTGTGTAGAAGCTGACGCCGTTGATCTGGGTGACACAGGCCGACAGGTGGCCGAGGAGGCGAGTCCTCACCTCAGTGTTCACCCCCTCACACGTGGACAGGAAGCGGGTGACCTCTCCGACGCACTCGCTGAAGCCGGCTCTGTACTTAGACAGCACGGATGGGTCCGTGttcacagcagctggaggggaAAATACAAACgcttacattaaaaaaataaaataaaataaaataaatcacatgaatAGATACATAATTTCACACACTGGCTGATTTAAGTCATGTAAAATGGAAGCATTTGAGGCCTTTTGAGATCAGCTGTTAATGTGGAGCACAACAGCTGTCAGCAGGCAATAAATCTCAGAGACCGGTGGGAACATGTTTACCAGCTAAAGTTAGACATCCAAGAAATGAGTGCAGGTCCATCCGGAGACTTACCGGACACCTGGAGTCTCTGCAGGCTCCTGAGGTGCTTCACTGTCATCTCCAGGATGTCCGCCTTCTCCAGTTTGGAGTGTCTGGAGCTCTGAGCGGACAGAAAGTAACCAGTCAGTGCTGAATGTGACCATTTGGATCCTGAACCCCCAAAACCCCAGAACAGAAATGTGTggtgttgttttgatttgaaatgtcCTTACATCTTTCTTGAGAGCGTCCATGATGAGGGTCTTCAGCTGGCCCAGGCTCTCGTTGATGCGCGCTCGTCTCCGCTTCTCCATGATGGGCTTGGAGgacttgaaacaaacaaaaaataaataaataaaataacagatgaGATGGTTGTTTTCAGGATACATCAATAGCCAGCAGTCATGTTAGCACAACAGCTCGTTCATCTACCTTTCTGCTTTCCGACAGGGTGCGGGGCTTTTCGGGTGTGGACACCCCGCTGGCCGGGGTGgcagccacagaggagggagacgtCCTCTCTAAAGTTCCGGCTGGCATCTTGGCGCTCGAGGTTAGAAACAGTCCgaacaaaaaactttattgatGACAGAAACAAGTCAGTCCAGTCCTGTGAGGGCGAGTCCCGCCTTCTCCTGGCACGCAGAGCGGTTTACTGGTGACAAGCGGCTCCTGTCCGGTCGCCAGGCTCTCAGCAGCCGTCAGTCCGCTCCGGACTCCAGCTCCTCGGCCTTTATCCACACTGCCCGAGCTGCACGCG
Above is a window of Acanthopagrus latus isolate v.2019 chromosome 21, fAcaLat1.1, whole genome shotgun sequence DNA encoding:
- the LOC119011271 gene encoding transcription factor HES-1-A-like → MPAGTLERTSPSSVAATPASGVSTPEKPRTLSESRKSSKPIMEKRRRARINESLGQLKTLIMDALKKDSSRHSKLEKADILEMTVKHLRSLQRLQVSAAVNTDPSVLSKYRAGFSECVGEVTRFLSTCEGVNTEVRTRLLGHLSACVTQINGVSFYTPHPAGALAGTQIPAAPAPLVPCKSGASMRVSPDAVKLYGGGFQVVPTPDGQFAFLVPSAALVPLSAQSSHHMSPVAPALTSDSVWRPW